The Mesotoga sp. BH458_6_3_2_1 genome has a window encoding:
- a CDS encoding PIN domain-containing protein encodes MKVILDSTVFCADFRMSGSSFFTLFEAVRAALIELKVPDVVIDEVVNRFREDLEETLQKKRKLDSKLDSLLKKETSNSSPDICVEKEVIDYRNFLHSQLKKLNAEVLPYPETPHKLIVERCLRRRAPFKKDGKGYRDSLIWESIVQLSKSTEEPVVFVTSNTTDFGSGPYVTDDLQKDLTSPKGVELLIGLRAFNEKYLEPKFAMIREFQDRIMRNGVVIIPSPEWIRKNFLDTLESEDIKAVVFNLPSGAGSLYIGGAALKNPPQIESIRALSEEEVLVRVLMKVDVDYSIDFDWDDYAEYEDVRELLGSCDESFLFTSLSGKETITVEFDLIIHRITKEIITYELSLIEGPSASLFLR; translated from the coding sequence TTGAAAGTAATTCTTGATAGTACTGTCTTCTGTGCCGATTTCCGAATGTCTGGCAGCAGCTTTTTCACATTGTTCGAAGCAGTCAGAGCAGCGCTCATAGAGCTGAAAGTTCCTGATGTTGTCATTGATGAGGTTGTGAACCGTTTTAGAGAAGACTTAGAAGAAACGCTTCAGAAGAAGCGCAAGTTGGACAGTAAGTTGGATTCTCTCTTGAAGAAAGAAACTAGTAATTCTTCTCCCGATATCTGTGTGGAAAAGGAAGTAATCGATTATCGCAATTTCCTTCATTCTCAATTGAAGAAGCTCAATGCGGAGGTTTTGCCCTACCCGGAAACTCCGCACAAACTGATCGTGGAACGATGCCTTAGAAGGCGTGCACCTTTTAAGAAAGATGGGAAGGGCTATCGTGACTCTCTTATTTGGGAGAGCATAGTTCAACTTTCAAAATCAACTGAGGAGCCGGTAGTTTTCGTTACGAGCAACACTACAGATTTCGGCTCAGGGCCATATGTTACGGATGATCTTCAGAAAGACTTGACCAGTCCGAAGGGCGTTGAACTCCTTATTGGCTTGAGGGCCTTCAACGAGAAGTACTTAGAGCCGAAGTTTGCGATGATCCGTGAATTCCAAGACAGAATAATGAGAAATGGTGTTGTGATTATACCGAGCCCAGAATGGATAAGGAAAAACTTCCTTGACACGCTTGAATCGGAGGACATTAAGGCAGTCGTATTCAATCTTCCATCGGGTGCAGGTTCGTTATATATTGGAGGTGCCGCGCTGAAGAATCCACCTCAGATTGAGAGCATAAGAGCGCTTTCTGAAGAAGAAGTGCTTGTGAGGGTTCTCATGAAAGTTGATGTGGACTACAGTATCGACTTTGATTGGGATGACTACGCTGAATATGAGGACGTGCGAGAATTGCTTGGAAGCTGCGACGAAAGCTTTTTGTTTACGTCGTTGTCGGGCAAAGAGACGATTACTGTTGAATTTGATCTAATAATACACAGGATAACAAAGGAAATCATCACTTATGAGCTTTCTCTTATTGAAGGACCCTCTGCTTCACTGTTTCTACGCTAA
- a CDS encoding GntR family transcriptional regulator — translation MYSWTKVRLDVSSSVPLFQQIADWITNAISKGILEEGDKLPNEMELCKVFDVSRITVRNALMKLQRDGYLSRQRAKGTFVSSRSITFQYVSETMGLGEELVKKNIGIKDKVLRCEIIGANETVAENLGIPCGARVFALERLRVINNEPLIISRNFISYDLVPGIEENDFSKEFLYSVLGRRYGIVMQEFVRSFVPIILNDSEMKIFGLKKDCYPAFKIESVTYDSNRRLIEYYEGIQLGKYGKLTVRSKGI, via the coding sequence ATGTACAGTTGGACGAAAGTGAGGCTAGATGTCTCTTCTTCTGTTCCGTTATTTCAGCAGATCGCTGACTGGATCACTAATGCAATATCAAAGGGAATTCTCGAGGAAGGCGATAAACTGCCGAACGAAATGGAGCTTTGCAAGGTATTCGACGTCAGTCGAATCACCGTCAGAAATGCTTTGATGAAGCTCCAGAGGGATGGGTATCTATCGAGGCAGCGGGCAAAGGGGACCTTCGTTTCTTCCCGGTCAATCACGTTCCAGTACGTCAGTGAAACGATGGGTCTTGGAGAGGAGCTAGTGAAGAAAAACATTGGCATTAAGGACAAGGTTCTGCGGTGCGAGATTATCGGAGCAAATGAGACGGTTGCGGAAAATCTGGGAATACCGTGCGGAGCAAGGGTCTTCGCTCTGGAGAGACTGCGAGTAATAAACAATGAGCCTTTGATTATCTCAAGAAACTTCATTTCTTACGACCTGGTACCTGGTATTGAGGAAAACGACTTCAGCAAAGAGTTTCTATATTCTGTGCTCGGAAGACGATACGGAATTGTGATGCAGGAGTTTGTGAGATCCTTTGTCCCAATCATTCTGAATGATTCCGAAATGAAGATCTTCGGTTTGAAGAAGGACTGTTATCCCGCATTCAAGATAGAGAGCGTTACCTACGACAGTAACAGGAGATTGATTGAATACTACGAGGGTATTCAGCTTGGAAAATATGGAAAGCTGACTGTGCGTTCAAAGGGTATCTGA
- a CDS encoding glycerol kinase GlpK: MSRDLVMAIDIGSTGTKVICVDASGSIVASANTPIDSFSPRDGWVEHDPIQLWDSVVNCLGEIRNNVSSSRVAAVGITNQRETTVIWDRKTGVPVYNAISWQCKRSAEICKRYGHLEAEIERKTGSLLDAYYSATKIVWLFENVPDVRERALKGELLFGTVDSWIIWKLTDGTSHKTDSSNASRTLLFNIITNDWDDALLKEFDIPERILPAVGDSDSLFGEAVAPAEFFVKPIPIMSCLGDQQSALFGQTCFEENEAKCTFGTCLNLGINTGKIIRSEARGLTPTIAWRIGGEMTYKVEGGVYVAGSLLNWLVKKARLASSVSELTDLAQSVDSTEGIAFVPAFVGLAAPHWDMTARGILAGLSFNHDIAHISRAALESVAFQTYDVLRTARDGLGISVQKLNVDGGMAKNDFLMQLVSDICSCSLDRAEYLESTSMGAAYLAGVSTGFWKDLSEVKRLRKTERVFEPQLSESRRESMISVWNRAVERSKGWSQ; the protein is encoded by the coding sequence ATGAGTCGTGATTTGGTAATGGCGATCGATATCGGGAGCACCGGGACGAAAGTAATCTGTGTTGATGCTTCTGGGTCTATCGTTGCCAGTGCTAACACTCCTATTGATTCCTTCAGTCCCAGAGATGGATGGGTTGAGCATGATCCTATCCAATTGTGGGATTCGGTAGTGAATTGTCTGGGAGAAATCCGGAATAATGTTTCGAGCAGTAGAGTAGCTGCGGTTGGGATAACAAATCAGCGCGAGACCACGGTAATTTGGGACAGGAAGACTGGGGTTCCCGTTTACAATGCCATCAGCTGGCAGTGCAAGCGCTCGGCCGAGATATGCAAGAGATACGGGCACCTTGAAGCAGAGATTGAGAGAAAGACAGGGTCACTACTTGATGCTTATTATTCTGCCACGAAAATTGTCTGGCTTTTCGAGAACGTGCCTGATGTGAGGGAGCGCGCTCTGAAGGGGGAGTTGCTTTTCGGCACCGTCGATTCATGGATCATCTGGAAACTCACAGATGGGACCTCTCATAAGACAGACAGTTCAAATGCTTCTCGAACTCTCCTGTTCAACATAATCACAAATGACTGGGATGACGCGCTTCTTAAGGAATTTGACATACCCGAGCGGATTCTTCCTGCGGTCGGCGATTCCGATTCACTCTTTGGAGAAGCGGTGGCACCGGCCGAGTTTTTCGTCAAACCTATTCCAATAATGAGCTGCTTGGGGGACCAGCAATCGGCGCTTTTTGGACAAACTTGCTTTGAAGAGAATGAAGCAAAGTGCACATTTGGAACCTGTCTTAATCTGGGAATCAACACCGGCAAGATCATAAGATCTGAAGCGAGAGGTTTGACTCCAACAATCGCCTGGAGGATTGGCGGTGAAATGACTTACAAAGTCGAAGGTGGAGTCTACGTCGCAGGTTCTCTTCTAAATTGGCTGGTCAAGAAGGCTCGGCTCGCATCGAGCGTTTCCGAGCTCACTGATTTGGCCCAAAGCGTTGACTCGACCGAAGGGATAGCTTTCGTTCCCGCATTCGTAGGACTTGCCGCTCCTCACTGGGACATGACTGCAAGAGGGATTCTAGCGGGTCTGTCTTTCAACCATGATATTGCTCACATTTCCAGGGCCGCACTGGAGTCGGTCGCCTTTCAGACCTATGATGTTCTTAGAACTGCCCGCGACGGGCTTGGAATATCTGTTCAGAAATTGAATGTCGATGGTGGAATGGCTAAGAACGACTTCTTGATGCAATTGGTTTCGGATATCTGCTCCTGTTCTCTTGACAGAGCGGAATACCTGGAGAGTACATCCATGGGTGCGGCGTATCTTGCCGGTGTGTCTACAGGATTCTGGAAGGATCTTTCGGAGGTGAAAAGACTCCGGAAGACTGAGAGAGTATTCGAACCGCAATTAAGCGAAAGTAGAAGGGAAAGCATGATCTCTGTCTGGAACAGAGCCGTTGAAAGATCCAAAGGATGGAGTCAGTAG
- a CDS encoding sugar ABC transporter ATP-binding protein yields the protein MTNTSLLEFSGIDMRFPGVHALKNVSFEVKEGEVHALLGANGAGKSTLIKILARVYQQTDGEIFLNGKSLNAATAQNIRQYGIDFIFQELELVSSFTVAQNVLLGDEVTKGALLNQREMSKKAQETLDQLIPGFIDARSLARDLTVAQQQLVCIARSLYRNPKILVLDEPTSRLSSSEVDALFSVIDRLKKERNITAIYISHRLEEIYRIADTLTVLRDGEKVVTCKVNEITTKEIIRSMMGKEIDVTKKMENLAPGYGETPALEVKELSDGKTFGPIDFDVFKGEVFCITGAVGSGKTELIETIFGLRKAASGTLKINGKSWVPKSPLHAKNKKLSLVPEDRRLNGVVYDFSVRKNISLVSLKKLSRFGFVVNVKKEKEVAKKLVEELSIKTAGLETASKFLSGGNQQKVVFAKWLVGNSEIYFFDEPTVGIDVKGKEEIYEIIHSLAKEGKSVIVTTSDFDEALRASTRIMVLFAGKEKGLLDSKTAVKDELLLLTMGGKVNE from the coding sequence TTGACTAACACAAGTCTACTTGAATTCTCAGGAATAGACATGAGATTTCCGGGGGTGCACGCTCTAAAGAATGTGAGTTTCGAGGTGAAAGAAGGAGAGGTCCATGCGCTTCTCGGAGCCAATGGCGCCGGAAAGTCAACTCTGATAAAGATACTTGCCAGGGTATATCAGCAGACAGACGGAGAGATTTTTCTTAATGGAAAGAGCCTCAATGCTGCAACCGCACAGAACATAAGGCAATACGGGATCGACTTCATATTCCAGGAACTCGAGCTCGTCTCCAGCTTCACTGTGGCACAGAATGTCCTTCTGGGGGATGAGGTAACAAAAGGCGCTCTCTTGAACCAAAGGGAGATGTCGAAGAAAGCTCAAGAAACTCTTGATCAGCTGATTCCAGGATTCATAGATGCTAGATCGCTTGCTAGAGATCTGACCGTAGCTCAGCAGCAACTCGTATGTATTGCGAGATCGCTTTACAGGAATCCAAAGATCCTCGTTCTGGATGAGCCGACTTCAAGACTTAGTTCATCGGAAGTAGACGCTCTATTTTCCGTAATTGACCGTCTGAAAAAGGAGAGAAATATTACTGCGATTTACATATCCCACAGACTGGAAGAGATCTACAGGATTGCCGACACTCTCACTGTTCTGAGAGATGGGGAGAAAGTCGTGACCTGCAAGGTGAACGAAATTACGACCAAGGAAATTATTCGGAGCATGATGGGCAAAGAAATCGATGTTACTAAGAAGATGGAGAATCTTGCTCCCGGTTACGGTGAAACACCTGCTCTTGAGGTAAAGGAGTTAAGCGACGGCAAGACTTTCGGCCCCATAGATTTCGATGTTTTCAAAGGCGAAGTCTTCTGTATTACAGGAGCAGTCGGAAGCGGGAAAACGGAACTAATAGAGACTATCTTCGGCCTGAGAAAAGCTGCAAGTGGAACGCTCAAGATAAATGGCAAGAGCTGGGTTCCCAAGAGTCCTTTGCATGCCAAGAACAAGAAATTGTCGCTTGTGCCGGAAGATAGAAGACTCAATGGTGTAGTGTATGACTTCTCGGTCAGAAAAAACATCTCTCTGGTGTCATTGAAGAAGCTCTCCAGGTTTGGATTCGTTGTCAACGTTAAAAAGGAAAAGGAAGTGGCAAAGAAGCTGGTAGAAGAGCTTTCCATAAAGACTGCCGGTCTAGAAACGGCGTCGAAATTCTTGAGCGGAGGTAATCAGCAGAAGGTAGTGTTTGCCAAGTGGCTTGTCGGCAACTCCGAGATCTACTTCTTTGATGAGCCTACAGTTGGGATAGACGTGAAAGGGAAAGAAGAGATATACGAAATCATACATAGTCTTGCAAAGGAAGGGAAGTCTGTTATTGTCACTACCAGCGATTTCGATGAAGCTCTAAGGGCATCGACCAGGATAATGGTGCTCTTTGCGGGGAAGGAGAAAGGACTACTTGATTCCAAGACTGCAGTTAAAGATGAGCTTCTATTGTTGACGATGGGGGGAAAAGTTAATGAGTGA
- a CDS encoding ABC transporter permease, whose translation MSELALSRKSKGFGWWLDRSGTIMAFVFMIVIFGILSPYFLQPDNVVNIMIQVSPLLVTALGIVFVNMAGESDLSLGGVLGLGATLYCGFLKSGMHPAASLAAVIGICVLFGILNGFLVAYLRLSSFIVTTAVMFIAMGLEKSYNNGFSIWIRDDRVTVFANGSFLGIPNLVLLAAIIYLLTHLLLHMTRFGVHTQSVGESFETATLMGIAVKRLKFSSFVIASAFYALGGIMYAMRSSGAIIYSGQKVLLPALAVTFVARTVLGAKRPNTFGIIIGALLLGVINNAFTLMGAEFYLIPIAQGIVLVAAAAIATINKRDIQQEKLD comes from the coding sequence ATGAGTGAGTTGGCTTTATCAAGAAAGAGTAAGGGCTTCGGCTGGTGGCTTGACAGAAGCGGTACAATCATGGCTTTCGTGTTCATGATTGTCATATTTGGCATACTTTCTCCATACTTCCTCCAGCCAGATAATGTTGTTAACATAATGATTCAGGTTTCCCCTCTCCTGGTCACGGCACTTGGAATAGTCTTCGTAAATATGGCAGGTGAGAGCGATCTTTCTCTCGGAGGAGTTCTTGGGCTGGGTGCCACTCTGTACTGTGGATTCCTGAAATCAGGGATGCACCCTGCGGCATCTCTCGCTGCAGTAATCGGGATCTGTGTTTTGTTTGGGATTCTGAATGGTTTCCTGGTTGCATATCTGAGGTTGTCTTCATTCATAGTCACTACGGCAGTCATGTTCATTGCTATGGGTCTTGAAAAATCTTACAACAATGGATTCAGTATATGGATCAGAGACGATCGAGTAACCGTGTTCGCTAACGGGAGCTTCTTGGGGATCCCGAATCTCGTTCTTCTGGCCGCTATCATTTATTTGCTGACGCATCTGCTTCTCCATATGACAAGATTTGGGGTTCATACACAGTCAGTTGGAGAGAGTTTCGAGACGGCTACACTTATGGGTATAGCCGTTAAGAGGCTAAAGTTTTCTTCCTTTGTTATAGCGAGCGCTTTCTACGCGCTGGGCGGGATTATGTACGCCATGAGGAGTTCAGGAGCGATTATCTACTCCGGACAGAAGGTATTGCTTCCAGCCTTAGCAGTGACTTTCGTTGCTAGAACAGTCCTGGGTGCAAAGCGACCAAATACCTTTGGAATAATTATCGGGGCACTTCTCTTAGGGGTCATAAACAACGCGTTCACGCTCATGGGGGCAGAGTTCTACTTGATTCCGATAGCTCAAGGGATTGTTCTGGTTGCCGCAGCTGCGATAGCTACCATAAACAAGAGAGACATTCAGCAGGAGAAGCTCGACTAG
- a CDS encoding ABC transporter permease produces MKENGITYDGSQRDSLQNKIRVFLMKYLIVVIFFAMVIVFSIASPSFLRVSNLRSIMVQTSMLSIVAFGMTLVMIGGGVDLSIGSIAGLATIFGVTMMVYSGLPAILGILLGLLIGGFVGFFNGLLVSRFNVAPFVATLSTMFIAQGLQFAIRHGESIGYGFPAAYISMGSGRGGFLSIPTPIWIFIMVLGIMLFITEFSTYGRYVRAIGLNQYASKYSGVRVRLLTLSTYAIAGILAALSGLILGASQSYIQPYIGESFLLDSLVVALLGKAAFAGYASILGTVFGALFLKSLETGMAMLGAPGMVLNISKGVLLLAVLLLSIVQRQSLSARRVAHEH; encoded by the coding sequence ATGAAAGAGAATGGAATTACATACGATGGGAGCCAAAGAGACAGCTTGCAGAATAAAATCAGAGTCTTCCTGATGAAGTATCTGATTGTGGTCATATTCTTCGCGATGGTCATAGTATTTTCGATTGCTTCTCCTTCGTTCTTGAGAGTGTCTAATCTCAGATCAATAATGGTACAGACAAGCATGCTTTCGATCGTCGCTTTCGGAATGACTCTGGTAATGATAGGTGGAGGGGTCGATCTCTCGATCGGTTCCATTGCAGGTCTTGCAACGATTTTCGGAGTCACCATGATGGTCTACTCTGGCCTGCCGGCTATTCTCGGAATTCTTCTTGGCCTGCTCATAGGTGGTTTTGTCGGCTTCTTCAATGGGCTTCTGGTCTCGAGATTCAATGTTGCACCGTTTGTTGCAACTCTGAGCACGATGTTCATTGCTCAAGGGCTTCAGTTTGCGATCAGACACGGGGAGAGTATAGGCTACGGATTCCCGGCTGCTTATATAAGTATGGGAAGTGGGAGAGGCGGTTTTCTCTCCATTCCCACTCCAATCTGGATATTCATAATGGTCCTGGGAATCATGCTCTTCATAACCGAGTTCTCCACCTACGGGAGATATGTGCGCGCCATAGGCCTCAACCAATACGCTTCAAAGTATTCGGGCGTAAGAGTCAGGCTTCTTACACTTTCTACCTATGCCATCGCAGGAATTCTGGCGGCCCTTTCTGGATTGATTTTAGGAGCCAGTCAGTCTTATATTCAGCCTTATATAGGAGAAAGCTTCTTGCTTGATTCTCTGGTTGTGGCGCTTCTCGGAAAGGCAGCGTTTGCCGGCTACGCATCCATTCTTGGAACAGTCTTCGGGGCGCTCTTCCTAAAGAGCCTGGAAACAGGAATGGCTATGCTTGGCGCGCCGGGAATGGTCCTGAACATCTCGAAAGGGGTGCTGCTTCTGGCCGTCCTGCTTCTGAGCATTGTTCAGCGTCAATCCTTGTCAGCAAGGAGGGTTGCACATGAACACTAG
- a CDS encoding FGGY family carbohydrate kinase: protein MNTSFILAVDCGTSSARTIIFDAVTGKQVSVAQIPWQRTEDDHGATRFDTEGNWKIICSCIRKNLEDFDARKVIAVTTTSFRHGLVCIDRDGSVVFACHNADPRSDEQVKRLNETGLAETVFRITGDSPTINALPILMWLRENHPESFSKIWKALSVAGWASYKLSGKTAVEPSMASATCLFDVKKLEWSDEVLKIAGFGPEILPDLVPSDSRVGSITKEVAFETGLLEGTPVFVPLGDTQAAMIATGDIAPGRSSLIGGTFWLEAQTTGEPITDEALFLRTQCHCVKDVWFNEGCSFYVGPFISWFVKTFGCGNSESEGVYAKDFDELTRKAALVPPGAYGLQAIWSNLTNVSNWRHCAPAFLDWDILEPSRSSKEVFFRAILEMAAMLAFGDFERIRNITGLWPSSMSFSGGAASNELLAQILSDVMKSKITVFDSRECSALGGVMIASAASGIYDSLESSVKSMSSIKTEYLPSVEANEVYMAKYRRWRSIYDSLLELSDDGTTKHLWIAAGARKHT from the coding sequence ATGAACACTAGTTTCATACTAGCAGTTGACTGCGGAACCAGTAGCGCAAGAACAATTATCTTTGACGCCGTAACGGGAAAGCAGGTGAGCGTCGCTCAGATTCCCTGGCAAAGAACCGAGGACGATCACGGGGCCACCAGATTTGACACGGAGGGCAACTGGAAGATTATTTGCAGTTGCATCAGAAAGAACCTTGAGGATTTCGATGCAAGAAAAGTTATTGCCGTTACCACGACAAGTTTCAGGCATGGACTTGTTTGCATAGACAGGGACGGTTCGGTTGTTTTTGCGTGTCACAATGCGGATCCTCGATCTGATGAGCAAGTCAAGAGATTGAACGAGACTGGTCTTGCAGAAACAGTTTTTCGAATTACTGGCGACTCCCCAACTATAAATGCTTTGCCCATTCTGATGTGGTTGCGAGAGAACCACCCTGAAAGCTTCTCGAAGATCTGGAAGGCACTTTCAGTTGCAGGGTGGGCGTCATACAAGCTCAGTGGAAAAACGGCAGTGGAACCTTCGATGGCTTCAGCAACATGTCTGTTCGATGTAAAGAAATTAGAGTGGTCGGACGAGGTTCTGAAGATTGCTGGATTTGGCCCCGAGATACTCCCAGACCTAGTGCCGTCGGACTCCAGAGTCGGTTCCATTACGAAGGAAGTGGCGTTCGAGACAGGACTTCTGGAAGGGACGCCGGTATTTGTACCTCTTGGAGATACACAGGCCGCGATGATTGCTACAGGAGACATTGCTCCGGGGAGATCTTCGCTTATCGGAGGTACTTTCTGGCTGGAGGCTCAGACAACCGGTGAACCTATTACCGACGAAGCACTCTTTTTGAGAACGCAATGTCACTGCGTCAAAGATGTATGGTTCAACGAAGGTTGCAGCTTCTATGTCGGACCGTTTATAAGTTGGTTTGTCAAAACATTCGGATGTGGAAATTCGGAAAGTGAAGGAGTCTATGCCAAAGATTTCGATGAACTAACCAGAAAAGCAGCCCTCGTTCCTCCGGGAGCTTATGGATTGCAGGCGATCTGGTCGAATCTGACTAATGTAAGTAACTGGAGGCATTGTGCGCCGGCCTTTCTTGATTGGGACATACTGGAACCTTCCCGGTCATCGAAGGAAGTGTTTTTCAGAGCAATTCTTGAAATGGCAGCGATGCTTGCCTTTGGCGATTTCGAAAGGATCAGGAACATCACTGGTCTTTGGCCCAGTTCGATGAGCTTTTCCGGAGGAGCAGCTTCAAATGAACTGTTGGCTCAGATACTAAGCGATGTCATGAAATCAAAAATCACTGTCTTCGATTCACGCGAATGTTCTGCTCTGGGAGGAGTAATGATTGCCAGTGCGGCGAGCGGGATTTACGATTCGCTGGAGTCTTCTGTGAAGTCAATGTCGAGTATCAAGACCGAATATCTCCCTTCCGTTGAAGCCAACGAAGTTTACATGGCTAAGTACAGAAGATGGAGATCAATCTATGATAGTCTTCTTGAACTATCCGATGATGGAACGACAAAGCACTTGTGGATAGCAGCTGGTGCAAGAAAACACACTTGA
- a CDS encoding cupin domain-containing protein, with protein MKKFEIGKLPVYRAAPPNVRDNQILIDKEVGAENLSVGIGIYRKGQASEFHTHVTEEEVMIYLKGKGIMKTADGEEVELAAGDVTYVPGNESHKLINTGDEDFVFLFIYSPMGPERNIRKWDIVKDLNYSLEDLR; from the coding sequence GTGAAGAAGTTCGAAATTGGAAAGTTACCGGTTTATCGTGCGGCCCCGCCAAATGTAAGAGATAACCAAATTCTTATTGATAAAGAGGTGGGCGCTGAGAATCTCTCAGTAGGTATAGGAATTTACCGTAAGGGACAGGCTTCAGAGTTCCATACTCATGTGACTGAAGAAGAGGTAATGATCTACCTCAAAGGAAAAGGAATCATGAAGACAGCCGATGGAGAGGAGGTGGAACTTGCTGCGGGAGACGTTACCTATGTTCCTGGAAACGAGAGTCACAAGTTGATCAACACCGGTGATGAAGACTTTGTATTTCTGTTCATTTATTCCCCTATGGGACCCGAGAGAAACATCCGAAAGTGGGACATTGTGAAAGACCTGAACTATTCTTTGGAGGATCTCCGATAA